In the Leptolyngbya sp. SIO1E4 genome, one interval contains:
- a CDS encoding caspase family protein yields the protein MANQWALLIGINQYTALQPLMYAQADAVALRNFFVDELGIPIEQCILLTDLSAAVEPYAHYPLRKDIEAQLQDFCRQKVQPGDLLWVFFSGYGLATMGQDYWMPIDADPTQLAETAIAVSTVFDILKTAKTDQILLVLDINRSQGAIGHQNIGQQTLTLANDFGVATLMSCQPDQYAHETMAVRHGLFTKALLEGLRYHGCITVSQLAAYLSDRVPELSQHHWRPVQNPVTALPPERKFMMVVPAESIAQLPVTETAVTDFREGAGLPDLSVAAASAPPSTAPPSPPPSSQLPTPTPSTPPPVPPADLSAPQPEPTSSSAASSAASQPPVTPPVTPPSTGAIVHKPSDAEAEKGVSLKSLWKWGLIAAGIAFIVGALARYRPLGLLGGVEQAGAPRSTETSPAVPNAPPEGTTEGGETAEGEALFPNTVDPIAAGESALQRAEGAIAEGRYGEARAWLTQVPPELQTETYNDLLQQANSEVAEAAVRNQGILNDARQLIQPASASLFNDAIQQARQVPPEDPYYEQAQADIERWSRVILDLAEGRAASGDIPGAIAAAGLVPDDRPAVYQLAQQRIAIWQQTLENQQLIQQMQNSLQPGQASSFQDAIRALQQITPDQPGYSIAQERINQWSQDILAISRARAAQGRLDAAIAAATLVPEGTVAYEQAQQEIQRWQEQL from the coding sequence ATGGCTAATCAGTGGGCTCTCCTCATCGGGATTAACCAGTACACTGCGCTACAGCCGTTAATGTACGCGCAGGCAGATGCGGTGGCGCTGCGTAACTTTTTTGTGGATGAGTTAGGCATTCCGATTGAGCAGTGCATTTTGTTGACGGATCTGTCAGCCGCGGTGGAGCCCTATGCCCACTATCCCCTGCGCAAAGATATTGAGGCTCAGCTCCAAGATTTTTGCCGGCAGAAGGTGCAGCCTGGAGATTTGCTGTGGGTGTTTTTCAGTGGCTATGGCTTAGCCACTATGGGACAAGACTATTGGATGCCCATTGATGCTGACCCCACTCAGTTAGCAGAAACCGCGATCGCAGTCTCGACCGTTTTTGACATCCTTAAAACCGCTAAAACCGATCAGATACTGCTGGTTCTAGATATCAACCGCAGTCAAGGAGCGATCGGCCATCAAAATATTGGGCAGCAGACCTTGACCTTAGCTAATGATTTTGGGGTGGCCACCCTCATGTCTTGCCAGCCTGACCAATATGCCCATGAAACCATGGCGGTGCGGCATGGGCTGTTTACGAAAGCGTTGTTAGAAGGGTTGCGATACCACGGCTGCATCACCGTTTCTCAGCTCGCTGCTTACTTGAGCGATCGCGTTCCCGAATTAAGCCAACACCATTGGCGTCCGGTACAAAATCCAGTGACGGCCCTCCCCCCAGAGCGGAAGTTCATGATGGTGGTGCCTGCCGAGAGCATTGCACAGCTCCCGGTCACTGAAACTGCAGTCACCGATTTTAGGGAGGGAGCAGGGCTGCCAGACTTGAGTGTGGCAGCCGCCAGTGCCCCACCCTCGACGGCTCCGCCCTCACCTCCGCCCTCATCTCAGCTCCCAACGCCCACACCCTCGACCCCGCCACCGGTTCCTCCTGCCGATCTTTCGGCGCCCCAACCGGAGCCAACCTCCAGCTCGGCAGCCAGTTCAGCCGCCAGTCAGCCCCCCGTGACGCCCCCCGTGACGCCCCCCTCTACCGGAGCAATCGTCCACAAGCCCAGTGACGCTGAAGCGGAAAAAGGGGTATCCCTAAAGAGCCTCTGGAAATGGGGCCTCATAGCTGCAGGCATTGCCTTCATAGTGGGTGCACTCGCTCGGTATCGTCCCCTAGGGTTGCTAGGGGGTGTGGAGCAGGCCGGTGCTCCCCGTTCAACAGAAACCTCTCCAGCCGTACCCAATGCGCCCCCAGAAGGAACGACTGAGGGCGGTGAGACCGCAGAAGGTGAGGCGCTGTTTCCCAACACTGTTGACCCCATTGCAGCAGGAGAGTCGGCTTTGCAGCGCGCAGAAGGGGCGATCGCAGAGGGGCGTTACGGTGAGGCACGGGCCTGGTTAACGCAGGTGCCCCCAGAGCTGCAAACAGAGACTTATAACGACCTCCTGCAGCAGGCCAATAGTGAAGTAGCGGAAGCCGCTGTCCGCAACCAAGGCATTTTGAATGATGCTCGACAGCTGATTCAACCAGCATCCGCGTCTTTATTTAACGATGCGATTCAGCAGGCACGGCAAGTCCCCCCTGAAGACCCTTACTATGAGCAAGCCCAGGCCGATATTGAGCGCTGGAGCCGAGTCATTTTGGATCTGGCTGAAGGCAGGGCCGCCAGCGGAGATATTCCTGGCGCTATTGCGGCCGCAGGACTCGTGCCAGACGATCGCCCCGCTGTCTATCAGCTGGCCCAGCAGCGGATTGCCATTTGGCAGCAAACGCTGGAGAATCAGCAGCTAATTCAACAAATGCAGAATTCCTTGCAGCCGGGGCAGGCAAGCTCTTTTCAAGATGCGATTAGAGCCCTTCAGCAAATCACCCCTGATCAGCCTGGATATAGCATCGCCCAAGAGCGCATTAATCAATGGAGCCAAGATATTTTGGCGATTTCCCGAGCCCGGGCAGCTCAAGGCAGACTAGATGCGGCGATCGCTGCAGCCACCTTGGTGCCAGAGGGCACCGTGGCCTACGAACAGGCACAGCAAGAAATTCAGCGTTGGCAAGAGCAGCTGTAG
- a CDS encoding response regulator, which translates to METCRTLLIVDDSKADRTLYRRYLSQDPHQSYAVFEASCAEEGLALCQQHWFDAILLDFQLPDISGLQVLNVVQAHHPHTAVIMLTGHGDEQIAVRAMKGGAQDYLVKDQLKRDVLQHTVRNVVRQAQLQQQLQKNQERQRLITHIAFQIRQSLDLKEILETAVTEVRRLLRCDRVLAYQFSADMSGQIIAESVGDTWTPALGKAIKDTYFQTYGAEEYRQGRQQIVVDTDTAGLDPCHIALLEQFEVKASLVTPILMGADPSPTNRLWGLLVAHQCTDGRQWQPDEVQMLDESSIHLSIAIQHAELLATTQTALEKEKALNTFKSKIIATVSHEYNAPLAAIQTAAATLKTHHHNLTPPKQERFLDIIEQKSKHLSALVGDMLLVNQAELDKLKLQPTQINVYTFLSNLITEQQMLSGEQHHLTLSIRGDLAGFVGDRGLLRQVFGNLFSNAIKYSPEGGTVRVQLIGEATQIICHVKDEGIGIPDADQAQLFQSFSRGSNVGSIPGTGLGLPIVKAAVELHGGTLDIESQQGKGTHVIVRLPKASNGGVGQQTFLKP; encoded by the coding sequence ATGGAGACTTGCAGGACGCTGCTCATCGTTGATGATTCAAAAGCCGATCGCACCCTCTATCGACGCTACTTATCCCAAGATCCCCATCAAAGCTACGCTGTCTTTGAGGCCAGCTGTGCTGAAGAAGGGCTAGCGCTGTGCCAACAACACTGGTTTGATGCTATCTTGCTAGACTTTCAGCTCCCTGACATCAGTGGATTGCAGGTGCTCAATGTAGTGCAAGCGCATCACCCACACACAGCCGTCATCATGCTGACAGGGCATGGAGACGAACAGATAGCTGTTCGCGCCATGAAGGGCGGAGCGCAAGACTATCTAGTCAAAGACCAGCTCAAGCGAGATGTTTTGCAGCACACCGTTCGTAACGTTGTTCGTCAGGCCCAGCTACAGCAGCAACTGCAGAAAAACCAAGAACGGCAGCGTCTCATCACGCATATTGCCTTTCAGATTCGACAGTCTTTAGATTTGAAAGAAATTCTTGAGACAGCCGTCACGGAAGTCCGCCGTCTGCTGCGATGCGATCGGGTACTGGCTTACCAGTTTTCAGCTGACATGAGCGGTCAGATTATTGCCGAATCTGTGGGTGACACCTGGACTCCAGCCCTCGGCAAAGCCATCAAAGATACCTATTTTCAAACTTACGGGGCTGAGGAATATCGCCAGGGACGCCAGCAAATTGTGGTAGATACTGACACCGCTGGGTTAGATCCTTGTCATATTGCCCTACTGGAGCAATTTGAAGTCAAGGCCAGTTTAGTTACCCCCATTTTGATGGGTGCTGACCCCTCGCCAACCAACCGGCTCTGGGGACTGCTCGTGGCCCATCAGTGCACCGACGGGCGACAGTGGCAGCCCGATGAAGTCCAGATGTTGGATGAATCTTCCATACACCTTTCGATCGCAATTCAACATGCTGAACTCCTCGCGACCACCCAAACTGCTTTAGAAAAAGAGAAGGCCCTCAACACCTTCAAATCCAAGATTATTGCAACGGTTTCCCATGAATACAATGCGCCCCTGGCCGCGATTCAAACCGCAGCCGCGACCCTAAAAACCCATCATCACAACCTGACACCGCCAAAACAGGAGCGATTTCTGGACATTATTGAGCAGAAGTCGAAACACCTGTCAGCGTTGGTGGGCGACATGCTGCTGGTGAATCAGGCTGAGTTAGACAAGCTGAAGCTACAGCCCACTCAGATCAACGTGTATACGTTTTTATCCAACTTAATTACGGAGCAGCAGATGCTCAGCGGCGAGCAGCATCATCTGACGTTAAGTATTCGAGGTGATCTGGCAGGCTTTGTGGGCGATCGCGGCTTGCTGCGACAGGTTTTTGGCAACCTGTTCTCCAATGCCATTAAATATTCTCCTGAGGGGGGCACCGTTCGGGTGCAGCTCATTGGCGAAGCTACCCAGATAATCTGTCATGTTAAAGATGAGGGTATTGGCATTCCTGATGCCGACCAGGCGCAGCTCTTTCAGTCGTTTAGTCGCGGCAGTAATGTGGGCTCCATTCCAGGCACGGGGCTTGGGTTGCCCATTGTCAAAGCTGCGGTAGAGCTGCATGGCGGCACCCTCGACATCGAAAGCCAGCAGGGCAAAGGCACCCATGTCATCGTGCGCTTACCGAAGGCGTCGAACGGGGGTGTCGGTCAGCAAACGTTCCTGAAACCCTGA
- a CDS encoding response regulator: MTTILPNPLLVIEDSNADFRMLKRLLRQMDVQNPIYRCQTGDEALELMYRTGRYEASEPVPQPTIIMLDLNLPGTDGRAVLARLKQDQAFSKIPIIVFTTSSAQSDIEFCYQQGANGYMVKPVENQALKDMVQAFVDYWLGANTSPFFVFS; the protein is encoded by the coding sequence ATGACCACAATTCTCCCTAATCCACTTTTGGTGATCGAAGACAGCAATGCTGACTTTCGGATGCTGAAGCGGCTGCTGCGGCAGATGGATGTTCAAAATCCTATCTATCGCTGTCAGACAGGCGATGAGGCATTAGAGCTGATGTATCGAACTGGCCGTTATGAGGCATCTGAACCGGTGCCCCAGCCCACGATTATCATGCTTGACCTGAATCTGCCTGGCACAGACGGTCGGGCCGTCTTAGCCCGGTTAAAGCAAGATCAGGCATTTTCTAAAATTCCTATCATCGTCTTTACGACCTCGTCTGCCCAGAGTGATATTGAGTTCTGCTACCAGCAGGGAGCCAATGGGTACATGGTAAAACCCGTGGAGAATCAAGCCTTGAAAGACATGGTTCAGGCCTTTGTAGATTACTGGTTGGGTGCCAATACATCTCCATTCTTTGTTTTTAGCTAA
- a CDS encoding GAF domain-containing protein — protein MNESSAAPGDIATLPIDYHPPHFPDTIQPHGVLLVLDQADFSILQVSANTQEHLSIEPQQLLETPFETHFGTDQLEILQRCVSLAQTRVIPLNLSVETSDGLTHFNSFVHQVGTMAILEMEPATTAQPGTVLPIHALVRAALDRMQQATTRTALLQIVVDEIQHLTGYDRVLIYRFDEQAAGEVVAEATQADLTPYLGLHFPAYEIPALFRELYARGKQRMIPNMGAAPVALVPPSHEKTAQSPDLSLSTLRSPDPCCVEYYSNMGTSAALVASLLKDQKLWGLISCHHTRPKYLSYEVRAACEVISQMASSELANKVRQEDLNQRSQLNVVQSELIASIAQADNFIDALIKPEERLLTLVNAAGAAICLGKELTLTGTTPTEEQVRALIAWADDTLQEDLFQTPCLSQAYPEAESFKATASGLLLLRISQVQHYLILWFRPEVLQTINWGGKPDDGVQVNEDGQVQLCPRTSFELWQETVYATALPWQPFEINGALDLRNAIVGIVLKKADELARLNRELQHSNRELASFAYVAAHDLKEPLRGIYNYANILVEDYSAVLDAEGLDYLNEIQAFSQRMETLINALLRIAQLRQTELQLHTTDLNEVLARAADVVQASQPETAFDVRIPRSLPQIQCDPVLVSEVFRNLISNAIKYNNQPEKWIEVGYQDMATDTSAESSDAALGLARSPQVFYVRDNGIGISKKHQSMVFKLFKRLHPQEFYGGGVGVGLAIVSQIIERHGGRIWVESDAREGSTFFFTFAGG, from the coding sequence ATGAATGAATCGAGTGCTGCTCCAGGTGATATCGCGACCCTACCGATTGACTATCATCCCCCTCATTTTCCTGACACGATTCAACCCCATGGCGTGCTGTTGGTGTTAGATCAGGCAGATTTCTCGATTTTGCAGGTCAGTGCGAACACCCAGGAACATTTGAGTATCGAACCGCAACAGCTGCTCGAAACGCCTTTCGAGACTCACTTTGGCACTGATCAATTAGAGATTTTGCAGCGCTGCGTGTCCCTGGCACAGACACGGGTCATTCCCCTCAACCTCTCAGTGGAGACATCCGATGGACTGACTCACTTTAATAGTTTTGTCCACCAGGTAGGGACCATGGCCATTCTGGAGATGGAACCTGCCACCACAGCCCAACCTGGCACAGTTCTTCCGATTCATGCTCTGGTGAGGGCAGCCCTTGACCGCATGCAGCAGGCAACCACTCGCACGGCTCTGCTGCAGATTGTGGTAGATGAAATACAACATCTGACTGGCTATGACCGGGTGCTGATTTATCGTTTTGATGAACAGGCCGCCGGGGAGGTGGTCGCTGAAGCAACCCAAGCCGACCTCACCCCATATCTGGGCCTTCATTTTCCTGCCTATGAAATTCCGGCGTTGTTTAGAGAACTCTATGCCCGTGGCAAGCAGCGGATGATTCCCAATATGGGCGCTGCCCCCGTTGCACTGGTTCCCCCTTCGCACGAAAAGACGGCACAATCGCCTGATTTGAGTTTATCTACACTGCGAAGCCCTGACCCATGCTGCGTTGAGTATTACAGCAATATGGGGACGTCAGCCGCGCTGGTAGCGTCGCTGCTTAAAGACCAAAAGCTTTGGGGTCTGATTTCTTGCCATCACACTCGCCCTAAATATCTGTCTTATGAGGTGAGAGCGGCTTGCGAAGTGATATCACAGATGGCATCGTCAGAACTGGCCAACAAAGTCAGGCAAGAAGATCTCAATCAGCGATCGCAACTCAATGTCGTACAGTCTGAACTGATTGCCTCTATCGCTCAGGCCGATAACTTTATTGATGCCTTAATCAAACCGGAAGAGCGCCTCCTGACCCTGGTCAATGCGGCAGGGGCTGCGATATGCCTGGGCAAGGAGCTGACCCTCACCGGCACCACCCCGACCGAAGAGCAGGTGCGCGCCTTAATCGCCTGGGCCGATGACACCCTTCAAGAGGACCTGTTTCAGACCCCCTGTTTATCCCAGGCGTATCCTGAAGCAGAGAGCTTCAAAGCTACGGCGAGTGGCCTGTTACTGCTCCGCATTTCGCAGGTTCAGCACTACCTGATCCTTTGGTTTCGCCCCGAAGTCTTGCAAACCATCAATTGGGGGGGCAAACCCGATGATGGCGTACAAGTCAATGAGGACGGGCAAGTACAGCTGTGCCCGCGCACCTCGTTTGAACTCTGGCAGGAAACTGTGTACGCCACCGCTTTACCGTGGCAACCCTTTGAGATTAACGGCGCCCTTGACCTCAGGAATGCCATTGTGGGTATCGTGCTGAAAAAAGCGGACGAGTTAGCCCGACTCAATCGCGAACTCCAGCACAGCAATCGTGAACTGGCCTCCTTTGCATATGTGGCCGCCCATGATCTAAAAGAGCCCCTGCGCGGCATCTATAACTACGCCAATATCCTGGTAGAAGACTATTCTGCAGTATTAGACGCTGAGGGGCTGGACTATCTCAATGAGATTCAGGCGTTCTCTCAGCGGATGGAGACGCTCATTAATGCCCTGTTAAGGATTGCTCAACTGCGCCAGACAGAGCTGCAGCTTCACACCACTGACCTGAATGAGGTGCTGGCGCGAGCCGCTGATGTGGTGCAGGCAAGCCAGCCTGAAACTGCTTTCGACGTGCGTATTCCGCGATCGCTGCCTCAGATTCAGTGTGACCCAGTCCTCGTCAGCGAAGTTTTCCGCAACTTGATCAGTAACGCCATTAAATACAATAACCAGCCCGAGAAATGGATTGAGGTGGGTTATCAAGACATGGCGACGGATACTTCAGCGGAGTCTTCAGACGCTGCCCTTGGCTTAGCCAGATCCCCCCAAGTGTTCTACGTTCGAGACAACGGCATCGGCATCAGCAAAAAACACCAATCTATGGTGTTTAAGCTTTTCAAGCGACTTCATCCGCAAGAATTCTATGGCGGCGGAGTCGGTGTCGGGTTGGCGATTGTGAGCCAAATCATTGAGCGCCATGGAGGACGCATCTGGGTAGAGTCCGATGCTAGAGAAGGGAGCACATTTTTCTTTACTTTCGCTGGCGGATAA
- a CDS encoding pentapeptide repeat-containing protein — MDIQQLLHEYNRGDRDFSEITLHGADLSNHTLSGIDLSRADLSGANLSNANLTRANLRCANLTNADLSGADLSGAHLEEVNLIGTSLRGANLVGSNLSRADMRTADVEGADLRGANLIEAEVSGANFRHVNLASACLDSVDFEGVDLEGTDITQVQTHPGQVSTGISRHWVSWGQH; from the coding sequence ATGGATATTCAACAGTTGTTACATGAATATAATCGCGGCGATCGCGACTTTTCTGAGATCACACTCCATGGTGCCGACCTGAGCAATCACACCCTCAGCGGGATTGATTTGAGTCGGGCTGATTTAAGTGGAGCCAATCTCAGCAACGCAAACCTGACGCGAGCGAATTTGAGATGTGCCAATTTGACCAATGCCGATCTGAGCGGCGCTGATCTGAGTGGGGCACACCTCGAAGAGGTCAATTTAATTGGCACATCTCTGCGGGGCGCGAACCTGGTGGGCAGTAACCTCTCCCGAGCAGATATGCGAACAGCGGATGTAGAAGGGGCCGACCTGCGCGGAGCCAACCTGATCGAAGCTGAGGTGAGTGGGGCCAATTTCCGGCATGTCAATCTGGCGAGTGCCTGTTTAGACAGCGTCGATTTTGAAGGCGTAGATCTAGAAGGTACCGATATTACCCAAGTCCAAACCCATCCTGGACAGGTCTCGACGGGCATCTCTCGTCATTGGGTGTCTTGGGGCCAGCACTAG
- a CDS encoding pentapeptide repeat-containing protein: protein MKHPLLALCLTVLLWLGLAQPSWAAIQEDVDLLIDTKKCPVCILNETDLSGLDLSNANLKIATLSGSDLSGVNLTSANLMLAYLDNANLTGAILKESQMNGAQLPNANLTGADLSGVEMTQANLTDANLSNADLQGAIMLAVKLGQANLKGANLKGANLRGVNRSMALFCNTVMPDGTIENRDCES from the coding sequence ATGAAGCACCCTTTACTCGCGTTATGCCTAACAGTTCTGCTCTGGTTAGGGCTGGCTCAGCCAAGTTGGGCGGCTATTCAAGAAGATGTTGACCTTCTCATAGATACCAAGAAGTGTCCTGTTTGTATTTTGAATGAAACAGACTTGAGCGGGCTGGATTTGAGTAATGCAAACCTCAAGATTGCAACCCTATCGGGGTCTGATTTGAGCGGTGTGAACCTGACGAGTGCCAACCTGATGCTGGCTTACCTGGATAACGCAAATCTCACTGGCGCTATCCTGAAAGAGTCACAAATGAACGGGGCACAACTGCCCAATGCAAATCTCACTGGCGCAGACCTGAGTGGCGTCGAGATGACTCAGGCCAATCTGACAGACGCTAATCTCTCTAATGCGGATTTGCAAGGGGCCATTATGCTGGCGGTGAAGCTGGGCCAGGCCAACCTGAAAGGGGCTAACTTGAAGGGCGCTAATCTCAGAGGGGTTAACCGAAGCATGGCTCTGTTCTGCAACACGGTGATGCCTGACGGCACCATTGAGAATCGAGACTGTGAGAGCTGA